Part of the Syntrophales bacterium genome, CGGTTTACCACCTGCCCTTTGGCATTTTTGTATTCAAATGCTGCATCCCTTGTTTCCTTAACCCTTTTGGCGATTTCCGTTAGCGCCCAGTCCCATGAAACCTTTTTCCACTCTTTAGCATGTGGCGCTCTGTACATGGGCTCAACAAGTCTGTTTTCATTCTCAGTAAGCTGAGAGATCGAAGCGCCCTTTGAACAAAGCGAACCCCTGTTGATTACATGATCCGGATCACCTTCGATGTTGATGACACGACCGTCGCCCTTCTTACTGGTATGCACAATAGCACCGCATCCCACCGCGCAATAGCAGCAGATTGTGGTGGTCTCTTTGGCATATTTTGTCTTGAGCATTTGCGCATGGGCTTTGACCGGCGAAAGGTCAAACCCAAGGCCGCTTACCGCAAGACCGGCTGCCGAAGCACCAGTAATCTGGATAAACTCCCTTCGAGTAACATTCATAAACCCTACCTCCTTTTATTAGACCT contains:
- a CDS encoding molybdopterin-dependent oxidoreductase — protein: MNVTRREFIQITGASAAGLAVSGLGFDLSPVKAHAQMLKTKYAKETTTICCYCAVGCGAIVHTSKKGDGRVINIEGDPDHVINRGSLCSKGASISQLTENENRLVEPMYRAPHAKEWKKVSWDWALTEIAKRVKETRDAAFEYKNAKGQVVNR